Proteins from a genomic interval of Apteryx mantelli isolate bAptMan1 chromosome 5, bAptMan1.hap1, whole genome shotgun sequence:
- the GUF1 gene encoding translation factor GUF1, mitochondrial isoform X1, with amino-acid sequence MALASRAALWWARRRGRCPAAAALRPPPRLPAGPGACVRPYSSRDEEKIDMSTYSVESIRNFSIIAHVDHGKSTLADRLLEITGTIAKTDCNKQVLDKLQVERERGITVKAQSASLFYSHEGVNYLLNLIDTPGHVDFSYEVSRSLSACQGVILVVDANEGIQAQTVANFYLAFEAQLAIIPVINKIDLKNADPERVEKQIEKLFDIPVDECIRISAKQGTNVERVLQKVIEKIPPPQFNTTDPLKALVFDSTFDHYRGVIANIALFGGEIQKGHKIVSAHTKKRYEVNEVGILTPNEQPMHKLYAGQVGYLIAGMKEVTEAQIGDTLFMHKQPVEPLPGFKSAKPMVFAGMYPVDHSEYNNLKSALERLTLNDSSVSVHRDSSPALGAGWRLGFLGLLHMEVFNQRLEQEYNMSVILTAPTVPYKAVLSSAKLIKEYGKEEITVINPAQFPDKLSVSEYMEPTVLGTIVTPHKYIGKIIALCQDRRAVQKDMLYIDEHRVMLKYLFPLNEIVLDFYDALKSLSSGYASFDYEDAGYQAADLIKMDILLNGNPVEELATIIHNDKAYATGKFLCERLKDAIPRQLFEIAIQAAIGKKIIARETLKAYRKNVVAKCYGGDITRRMKLLKRQAEGKKLMRKIGNVEVPKDAFIHVLKRQSDK; translated from the exons ATGGCCCTCGCGAGCAGGGCGGCGCTGTGGTGGGCtcggcgccggggccgctgcccggctgccgccgcgctgcgcccgccgccccggctgcccgcggggcccggggcgtGCGTGCGGCCCTACAGCTCCCGGGACGAG gaaaaaatagatATGTCTACATATTCTGTTGAAAGTATTAGAAACTTCAGTATTATAGCTCATGTAGATCATGGCAAAAGTACCTTAGCAGACAGATTATTGGAAATTACAG GAACAATTGCTAAAACTGATTGTAATAAACAAGTGCTGGATAAGCTGCAAGTGGAACGTGAAAGAGGGATTACAGTTAAAGCACAATCTGCATCTCTCTTTTACAGTCATGAAGGAGTAAACTACCTCTTAAATCTCATTGACACGCCA GGCCACGTAGATTTCAGCTATGAGGTATCACGGTCGCTATCTGCCTGTCAAGGTGTCATACTTGTAGTGGATGCAAATGAG GGTATTCAGGCTCAGACAGTGGCAAACTTCTATCTCGCTTTTGAAGCGCAGCTTGCAATAATTCCTGTCATAAACAAG ATTGACTTGAAGAATGCAGACCCTGAAAGAGTCGAAAAACAGATTGAGAAGCTGTTTGATATCCCTGTAGATGAATGTATAAGG ATTTCTGCTAAACAAGGAACAAATGTTGAAAGAGTTCTACAAAAAGTCATTGAAAAGATTCCACC ACCCCAATTTAATACTACTGATCCATTGAAAGCCTTGGTGTTTGATTCCACCTTTGATCACTACCGAGGTGTCATAGCTAATATTGCACTTTTTGGTGGGGAGATTCAGAAAGGGCATAAAATTGTGTCTGCTCACACAAAGAAAAGGTATGAAGTTAATGAAGTAGGAATACTGACTCCAAATGAACAGCCAATGCATAAACT ATATGCTGGACAGGTGGGCTACCTGATTGCTGGCATGAAAGAGGTAACAGAAGCCCAAATAGGAGACACACTGTTTATGCATAAACAGCCAGTGGAGCCTTTGCCTGGCTTTAAGTCAGCGAAACCAATGGTCTTTGCAG GAATGTATCCTGTAGACCATTCAGAATATAATAATCTCAAAAGTGCTTTGGAAAGACTGACACTGAATGATTCCAGTGTAAGTGTTCATCGTGACAGTAGCCCTGCTTTAGGAGCTGGGTGGAG gttgggTTTTCTTGGTCTTTTACATATGGAAGTTTTTAATCAACGTTTGGAGCAAGAATATAACATGTCCGTTATTTTGACTGCACCTACTGTTCCATATAaagctgttctttcctcagcaaagTTGATAAAG gaGTACGGTAAAGAGGAGATTACTGTTATCAACCCTGCTCAGTTTCCTGATAAACTGTCAGTATCTGAATATATGGAGCCAACTGTTCTCGGTACTATTGTAACCCCTCACAAATATATTGGGAAAATAATTGCTCTGTGTCAG GATCGCAGGGCAGTCCAGAAGGATATGTTGTACATTGATGAACACAGGGTTATGCTGAAATACCTCTTTCCACTGAATGAAATTGTGTTGGATTTTTATGATGCTCTTAAATCTCTGTCTTCTGGTTATGCAAG TTTTGATTATGAGGATGCAGGATACCAGGCAGCAGACCTTATCAAAATGGACATTCTTCTAAATGGAAATCCAGTTGAAGAACTGGCAACTATCATACACAA TGATAAGGCATATGCCACTGGTAAATTCCTGTGTGAACGTTTAAAAGATGCTATACCTAGACAGTTGTTTGAAATAGCCATCCAGGCTGCTATTGGCAAGAAAATCATTGCAAGAGAAAC GCTGAAAGCTTACAGAAAAAATGTTGTGGCAAAATGT taTGGTGGAGACATTACAAGAAGAATGAAGCTTTTAAAGAGGCAGGCAGAGGGGAAGAAGTTGATGAGAAAAATTGGCAATGTGGAAGTACCAAAAGATGCCTTTatacatgttttaaaaagacagtCTGACAAATAG
- the GNPDA2 gene encoding glucosamine-6-phosphate isomerase 2, with amino-acid sequence MDEYVGLPRNHPESYHSYMWNNFFKHIDIDPNNAHILDGNAPDLQAECDAFEKKIEEAGGIDLFVGGIGPDGHIAFNEPGSSLSSRTRLKTLAMDTILANAKYFDGDLSKVPTMALTVGVGTVMDAREVMILITGAHKAFALYKAIEEGVNHMWTVSAFQQHPRTIFVCDEDATLELRVKTVKYFKGLMHVHNKLVDPLYSMKEN; translated from the exons GGCTTCCCAGAAATCATCCAGAGAGTTATCATTCTTATATGTGGAATAACTTCTTTAAACATATTGACATAGATCCAAATAATGCTCATATCCTTGATGGAAATGCTCCAGACCTACAGGCAGAATGTGatgcatttgaaaagaaaattgaagaaGCTGGGGGGATTGATCTGTTTGTTGGAG GCATTGGTCCAGATGGCCACATTGCATTCAATGAACCAGGATCAAGTTTGTCTTCAAGAACAAGATTAAAGACTTTAGCAATGGACACCATTTTGGCAAATGCTAAATACTTTGATGGAGACTTATCTAAAGTACCAACTATGGCGCTAACAGTTGGTGTGGGTACAGTGATGGATGCTAGAGAA GTGATGATTCTTATAACAGGTGCACATAAAGCTTTTGCACTGTACAAAGCAATTGAAGAAGGGGTCAATCATATGTGGACAgtttctgctttccagcagcaccCTCGCACTATCTTTGTATGTGATGAAGATGCTACTTTAGAACTAAGAGTTAAAACTGTAAAGTACTTTAAAG GTTTAATGCATGTGCACAATAAACTTGTGGACCCACTGTACAgtatgaaagaaaactga
- the GUF1 gene encoding translation factor GUF1, mitochondrial isoform X2, translated as MSTYSVESIRNFSIIAHVDHGKSTLADRLLEITGTIAKTDCNKQVLDKLQVERERGITVKAQSASLFYSHEGVNYLLNLIDTPGHVDFSYEVSRSLSACQGVILVVDANEGIQAQTVANFYLAFEAQLAIIPVINKQYVVFKIDLKNADPERVEKQIEKLFDIPVDECIRISAKQGTNVERVLQKVIEKIPPPQFNTTDPLKALVFDSTFDHYRGVIANIALFGGEIQKGHKIVSAHTKKRYEVNEVGILTPNEQPMHKLYAGQVGYLIAGMKEVTEAQIGDTLFMHKQPVEPLPGFKSAKPMVFAGMYPVDHSEYNNLKSALERLTLNDSSVSVHRDSSPALGAGWRLGFLGLLHMEVFNQRLEQEYNMSVILTAPTVPYKAVLSSAKLIKEYGKEEITVINPAQFPDKLSVSEYMEPTVLGTIVTPHKYIGKIIALCQDRRAVQKDMLYIDEHRVMLKYLFPLNEIVLDFYDALKSLSSGYASFDYEDAGYQAADLIKMDILLNGNPVEELATIIHNDKAYATGKFLCERLKDAIPRQLFEIAIQAAIGKKIIARETLKAYRKNVVAKCYGGDITRRMKLLKRQAEGKKLMRKIGNVEVPKDAFIHVLKRQSDK; from the exons ATGTCTACATATTCTGTTGAAAGTATTAGAAACTTCAGTATTATAGCTCATGTAGATCATGGCAAAAGTACCTTAGCAGACAGATTATTGGAAATTACAG GAACAATTGCTAAAACTGATTGTAATAAACAAGTGCTGGATAAGCTGCAAGTGGAACGTGAAAGAGGGATTACAGTTAAAGCACAATCTGCATCTCTCTTTTACAGTCATGAAGGAGTAAACTACCTCTTAAATCTCATTGACACGCCA GGCCACGTAGATTTCAGCTATGAGGTATCACGGTCGCTATCTGCCTGTCAAGGTGTCATACTTGTAGTGGATGCAAATGAG GGTATTCAGGCTCAGACAGTGGCAAACTTCTATCTCGCTTTTGAAGCGCAGCTTGCAATAATTCCTGTCATAAACAAG CAGTATGTTGTTTTTAAGATTGACTTGAAGAATGCAGACCCTGAAAGAGTCGAAAAACAGATTGAGAAGCTGTTTGATATCCCTGTAGATGAATGTATAAGG ATTTCTGCTAAACAAGGAACAAATGTTGAAAGAGTTCTACAAAAAGTCATTGAAAAGATTCCACC ACCCCAATTTAATACTACTGATCCATTGAAAGCCTTGGTGTTTGATTCCACCTTTGATCACTACCGAGGTGTCATAGCTAATATTGCACTTTTTGGTGGGGAGATTCAGAAAGGGCATAAAATTGTGTCTGCTCACACAAAGAAAAGGTATGAAGTTAATGAAGTAGGAATACTGACTCCAAATGAACAGCCAATGCATAAACT ATATGCTGGACAGGTGGGCTACCTGATTGCTGGCATGAAAGAGGTAACAGAAGCCCAAATAGGAGACACACTGTTTATGCATAAACAGCCAGTGGAGCCTTTGCCTGGCTTTAAGTCAGCGAAACCAATGGTCTTTGCAG GAATGTATCCTGTAGACCATTCAGAATATAATAATCTCAAAAGTGCTTTGGAAAGACTGACACTGAATGATTCCAGTGTAAGTGTTCATCGTGACAGTAGCCCTGCTTTAGGAGCTGGGTGGAG gttgggTTTTCTTGGTCTTTTACATATGGAAGTTTTTAATCAACGTTTGGAGCAAGAATATAACATGTCCGTTATTTTGACTGCACCTACTGTTCCATATAaagctgttctttcctcagcaaagTTGATAAAG gaGTACGGTAAAGAGGAGATTACTGTTATCAACCCTGCTCAGTTTCCTGATAAACTGTCAGTATCTGAATATATGGAGCCAACTGTTCTCGGTACTATTGTAACCCCTCACAAATATATTGGGAAAATAATTGCTCTGTGTCAG GATCGCAGGGCAGTCCAGAAGGATATGTTGTACATTGATGAACACAGGGTTATGCTGAAATACCTCTTTCCACTGAATGAAATTGTGTTGGATTTTTATGATGCTCTTAAATCTCTGTCTTCTGGTTATGCAAG TTTTGATTATGAGGATGCAGGATACCAGGCAGCAGACCTTATCAAAATGGACATTCTTCTAAATGGAAATCCAGTTGAAGAACTGGCAACTATCATACACAA TGATAAGGCATATGCCACTGGTAAATTCCTGTGTGAACGTTTAAAAGATGCTATACCTAGACAGTTGTTTGAAATAGCCATCCAGGCTGCTATTGGCAAGAAAATCATTGCAAGAGAAAC GCTGAAAGCTTACAGAAAAAATGTTGTGGCAAAATGT taTGGTGGAGACATTACAAGAAGAATGAAGCTTTTAAAGAGGCAGGCAGAGGGGAAGAAGTTGATGAGAAAAATTGGCAATGTGGAAGTACCAAAAGATGCCTTTatacatgttttaaaaagacagtCTGACAAATAG